From one Candidatus Nitrospira nitrosa genomic stretch:
- a CDS encoding transposase, producing the protein MKSEDRMSTKTRRQYTEEFKAEAVRLVRDSVRPVAHVARDLGIADHLLYRCGLSSNRPNTRAIHASHCVQNRKNSPG; encoded by the coding sequence ATGAAATCGGAGGACAGGATGAGCACCAAGACCAGACGGCAGTATACGGAAGAGTTTAAGGCAGAAGCAGTTCGGTTGGTCCGAGACTCGGTACGACCGGTTGCACACGTCGCCAGAGATCTGGGTATTGCTGACCATCTGCTCTACCGCTGCGGGCTGAGCAGCAACAGGCCGAACACCAGGGCCATACACGCCAGTCACTGCGTGCAGAACAGGAAGAACTCGCCCGGTTGA